In a single window of the Candidatus Margulisiibacteriota bacterium genome:
- a CDS encoding tetratricopeptide repeat protein yields MVAVGYWQILLPWMSEKNYRNGFIANSQGQYLASISFLDKCIQLTPWETYYFITQVRNYEELSRQEKDIDKQKQWLVKARDLYTYMLNINPENPWYWNGIASIYLSLFNVSQTAEERKENFDLAGVAYKNAAEADQLNPLFQMSYGFYLHRSGETDEAIKLYQKCTELDDWFVEAFYRLAEIELARGNYDKAIEHLEGIASADRVNYYEPGKSYGGWVKGGNFNNYRQKLAELYFSHKKDMAKSIEYYKWTLEMNDSDPLAWKGLGMAYHQDNQLERAIYCYKKSISLNPDQEDVYKYLSYLYYNIGLVNSSKENFNRYFKSNNNDKKARDDYEKINAFTGSIR; encoded by the coding sequence ATGGTTGCAGTAGGATATTGGCAAATACTACTTCCTTGGATGTCAGAGAAGAATTATCGTAATGGGTTTATTGCCAACAGTCAGGGGCAATATTTGGCCTCAATTTCTTTTTTAGACAAATGCATACAATTAACGCCATGGGAGACATATTATTTTATTACACAAGTTCGTAATTATGAGGAATTATCTAGGCAAGAAAAAGATATTGATAAACAAAAACAATGGTTAGTTAAAGCCAGAGACCTTTATACCTATATGTTAAATATCAATCCAGAGAACCCTTGGTATTGGAATGGAATAGCTTCAATTTATTTAAGTTTATTTAATGTTTCACAAACAGCCGAAGAACGTAAAGAAAATTTCGATTTAGCTGGCGTCGCTTATAAGAATGCAGCTGAAGCAGATCAACTAAATCCATTATTTCAAATGTCTTATGGTTTTTATTTGCACCGATCAGGCGAGACAGACGAAGCAATAAAATTGTATCAGAAATGTACAGAGTTAGATGATTGGTTTGTTGAAGCCTTTTATCGTTTAGCTGAAATAGAACTTGCCAGAGGCAATTATGATAAGGCGATTGAGCATTTAGAAGGTATTGCTAGTGCTGACAGAGTTAATTATTATGAGCCAGGGAAATCATACGGTGGTTGGGTTAAGGGTGGTAATTTTAATAATTATCGACAGAAGTTGGCTGAGCTTTATTTTTCTCACAAGAAAGACATGGCGAAGTCTATTGAATATTACAAATGGACGTTAGAAATGAATGACAGTGACCCATTAGCTTGGAAAGGATTGGGGATGGCGTATCATCAAGACAATCAACTAGAGAGAGCTATTTACTGTTACAAGAAGTCTATTTCTCTAAACCCTGATCAGGAAGATGTTTATAAATATCTTTCATATTTGTATTACAATATTGGGTTAGTAAACAGCAGTAAAGAAAATTTTAATAGATATTTTAAGTCTAACAATAATGATAAGAAGGCAAGAGATGATTATGAAAAAATCAATGCTTTTACTGGAAGCATCAGGTAA
- a CDS encoding sugar transferase has product MIFFLFEFIADLLIVSFVYILAYILKFKMKFSWDITQIAYGNYVQHARVETYLHLLYIILLVWVFSLLLFGVYKERKGILSGIDELLNIIKAGFLSTTLIIAATFLVYGGDYSRYVFLYGAALSVLFIFINHQLNFNLRSYIKNLRGNCKKAIVLGTDEIAQNIYARILFNECHTYELLGAFGKKPEKLIYSVDSNFKYLGKRDALLEYVSNNKVDTVFIITAELSVEEVSALLEALIRLGISVKFQPSFLDIALGKLESSDDLGMPFFSIKPSKLSDLQFLFKRIFDLLVIIPCIVLLSPLILVISLLIKISDGGSVFFVQERVGLHGTKFLMYKFRSMPENIEDETGPVINTKVTTERATLIGKILRKTSLDELPQMFNILKGEMSIVGPRPERPIFVEEFKQKYSDYDLRHNILPGLTGWAQLNGRSALSTRVDEKLMYDLYYINNWSILFDVKIVLKTMVYVSTWQGAY; this is encoded by the coding sequence ATGATTTTCTTTTTATTTGAGTTTATTGCAGACCTGCTTATTGTTAGCTTTGTTTATATTTTGGCTTATATCTTGAAGTTTAAAATGAAATTTTCATGGGATATTACACAAATAGCATATGGAAACTATGTTCAACATGCTCGGGTAGAAACATATTTACATCTTTTATACATTATCCTTTTAGTTTGGGTTTTTTCTTTGCTTTTATTTGGAGTTTACAAAGAAAGAAAAGGTATCCTCTCCGGTATTGATGAATTGTTAAATATTATCAAAGCTGGGTTTTTGTCTACGACATTAATTATAGCTGCCACTTTTTTAGTATATGGTGGTGATTATTCCAGATATGTTTTTTTGTATGGTGCAGCATTATCTGTTTTATTTATTTTTATCAATCATCAGCTTAATTTCAACTTAAGGTCTTATATTAAAAACTTAAGGGGTAATTGTAAAAAAGCAATTGTTTTAGGTACAGATGAGATAGCCCAGAATATTTATGCAAGAATTTTATTCAATGAGTGTCACACCTATGAGCTTTTAGGAGCTTTTGGGAAAAAACCTGAGAAATTAATCTATTCTGTTGACTCTAATTTTAAGTATTTAGGAAAAAGAGATGCTTTGCTTGAGTATGTTTCTAACAATAAAGTTGATACAGTTTTTATTATCACTGCAGAGTTGAGTGTTGAAGAAGTATCTGCGTTGCTTGAAGCTCTTATTAGATTGGGTATTTCCGTGAAATTTCAGCCTTCTTTTCTGGATATAGCCTTGGGCAAGCTAGAAAGTAGTGATGATCTAGGAATGCCATTTTTTAGCATTAAGCCTAGCAAATTATCTGATTTGCAGTTTTTGTTTAAGAGAATCTTTGATTTGTTAGTCATTATTCCTTGTATTGTTTTATTATCACCATTAATTTTAGTTATTTCTTTATTGATTAAAATAAGTGATGGTGGAAGTGTTTTTTTTGTTCAGGAGAGAGTTGGTCTTCATGGAACGAAGTTTTTAATGTATAAATTTAGATCAATGCCTGAAAACATAGAGGATGAGACTGGTCCAGTAATTAATACAAAAGTCACTACCGAGAGAGCTACTTTGATTGGAAAAATTCTTAGGAAAACTTCCTTGGATGAGTTGCCTCAAATGTTTAACATTCTTAAGGGAGAGATGAGTATTGTTGGCCCTAGACCAGAAAGACCTATTTTTGTTGAAGAGTTTAAACAGAAATATTCCGATTATGACTTGCGCCATAACATTTTACCTGGATTAACCGGATGGGCTCAGCTTAATGGTCGCTCTGCCTTGTCTACAAGAGTTGATGAGAAGTTGATGTATGATCTTTATTATATAAATAATTGGTCAATATTGTTTGATGTTAAGATAGTGTTGAAAACTATGGTGTATGTTTCTACATGGCAAGGCGCTTACTAG
- a CDS encoding O-antigen ligase family protein, producing MIGFTEFIRNNLLLVEITIVVCLFLSYFFTEHKIHPVKRAINGLMLVFVFGVPIFFTSATRSVFEVNKMILLRFVSLAVLGLWAVKALLIDYEKECPSEAHKNKEYYSILGIKWYKTGLEIPLLFWLIVNVASALLSRNIYVSIIGAYDRWEGLITVFNYAFLLMVFAKQVDSIKFFNWMLFSFIISASMSATYGIVQSNGIDFMRWSADATSRAFGSINNPVHYGPYVGMMICLAFGYMINIKNFQSSMKKWTFHSLYLLSFVLTIIIYTAMFLSWGRGTWLGFQGALTFFLMFSNRSFIEDSKFSYYLDFILTTVFIGMIYILLLFHVYEILPIFAWIPIVLYFIGYSYIVISKRTIWNLLDRLVIIAMAYIMQLISVGLLNFVIYNILLLVIFIIHKIHYKEQSILLKNKLIFLLLFCFGFIVAAPTIKDFGIMFVYLGILLAAYVLKLLPIFNKKSFSEIHIPIKTINTVTIIIIILISFYFVPKITIYENNFGQKQEQLNVLSTAKGKVASYSSEAIGEKSARMSMWKSGVTWGLDNPLLGTGVDTIKEVYPSYRRVEYARREGGHNLTPDRLHNEYVNTFAATGFLGFIGRYFLVIGFYIYMIIGYMHKNRNKPSLYLIAATFVGFVFYQGQVLFNFGVVATASFGYMLMGLGLAIGYYGFGNSLTANDEGRNSEG from the coding sequence ATGATTGGTTTCACAGAATTTATTAGAAATAATCTTTTACTTGTTGAGATAACCATCGTCGTTTGCTTGTTCTTATCTTATTTTTTTACTGAGCACAAAATACACCCAGTTAAAAGAGCCATTAATGGATTAATGCTGGTCTTTGTTTTTGGTGTGCCAATATTTTTCACATCAGCAACTAGAAGCGTATTTGAAGTAAATAAAATGATTTTACTTAGATTTGTTTCATTAGCAGTTTTAGGTTTATGGGCAGTTAAAGCATTGCTTATAGATTATGAAAAGGAATGTCCTAGTGAAGCGCATAAAAATAAAGAATATTACAGCATACTAGGAATAAAGTGGTACAAAACAGGACTAGAAATTCCTTTACTTTTTTGGCTTATAGTTAACGTTGCTTCTGCCCTATTAAGTAGAAATATTTATGTTTCTATTATTGGTGCATATGACAGGTGGGAAGGGTTAATTACTGTTTTTAATTATGCTTTTCTTTTAATGGTATTTGCTAAACAGGTAGACTCAATTAAGTTTTTTAACTGGATGCTTTTTTCTTTTATTATTTCTGCTTCAATGTCTGCAACCTACGGAATTGTGCAAAGTAATGGTATTGATTTTATGAGATGGTCAGCGGATGCTACATCGAGAGCTTTCGGTAGTATTAATAATCCGGTTCATTATGGACCTTACGTTGGAATGATGATTTGTTTGGCCTTTGGATACATGATTAATATTAAAAATTTTCAATCCTCCATGAAAAAATGGACTTTCCATTCTTTGTATTTGCTTTCTTTTGTTCTTACAATAATAATTTATACCGCAATGTTTTTATCTTGGGGGAGAGGGACTTGGCTTGGATTTCAAGGAGCACTTACCTTTTTCTTAATGTTCTCTAATAGAAGTTTTATAGAGGATTCAAAATTCAGCTATTATCTTGATTTTATTTTAACTACTGTTTTTATTGGAATGATTTATATATTATTGCTTTTTCACGTTTATGAAATTTTACCAATTTTTGCATGGATACCTATTGTTTTATATTTTATAGGATATTCTTACATTGTTATCTCTAAGAGAACTATTTGGAATTTATTGGACAGGTTAGTTATTATTGCGATGGCATACATAATGCAACTTATTTCTGTTGGCTTATTAAATTTTGTTATTTACAATATTTTATTGTTAGTTATTTTTATAATTCACAAAATACATTACAAAGAACAGAGCATCCTTTTAAAGAATAAACTAATATTTTTATTGTTGTTTTGTTTTGGGTTCATTGTGGCTGCGCCGACTATTAAAGATTTTGGAATTATGTTTGTTTACTTAGGAATTTTATTAGCAGCATATGTGTTGAAGCTGTTGCCAATATTTAATAAAAAAAGTTTTTCTGAAATACATATTCCTATCAAGACAATAAATACCGTAACAATAATTATTATTATTTTAATTTCTTTTTATTTTGTTCCTAAAATTACAATTTATGAAAATAATTTTGGCCAAAAACAAGAGCAACTCAATGTTTTGTCTACCGCTAAGGGAAAAGTGGCTTCTTATTCCTCAGAAGCAATAGGTGAGAAGTCAGCTAGAATGAGTATGTGGAAGAGTGGAGTAACTTGGGGGTTAGACAACCCTCTTTTGGGGACTGGGGTTGATACTATCAAGGAAGTTTATCCTTCTTATCGTAGAGTAGAATATGCTAGAAGAGAGGGTGGCCATAATTTAACACCGGATAGGTTGCATAACGAATATGTGAATACTTTTGCAGCAACCGGGTTTTTGGGGTTCATTGGTAGGTATTTTCTCGTGATTGGTTTTTACATTTATATGATTATTGGATATATGCATAAAAACAGAAATAAGCCATCTCTATATTTAATAGCCGCAACTTTTGTAGGATTTGTTTTTTATCAAGGACAGGTACTCTTTAATTTTGGAGTAGTTGCGACGGCTTCTTTTGGTTATATGTTAATGGGGTTAGGGTTAGCTATAGGGTATTATGGTTTCGGAAATTCTCTCACAGCGAATGACGAAGGACGTAATAGCGAGGGATGA
- a CDS encoding four helix bundle protein, which yields MTKDVIARDEGRLLLIKHVRDMEVYKLAFATAMNIYELTKGFPVEERYSLVDQIRRSSRSVCSNLAEGWRKRKYKAVFINKLTDSSQEASETQTWLEFSLSCGYISNEQFSEVYEKYEHIFAMLFNMEKKADDFCK from the coding sequence ATGACGAAGGACGTAATAGCGAGGGATGAGGGACGTTTATTGTTAATTAAACATGTAAGAGATATGGAGGTTTATAAATTGGCATTTGCTACAGCAATGAATATTTATGAGTTAACCAAGGGATTTCCTGTAGAGGAAAGATATTCCTTGGTAGATCAAATAAGAAGATCATCACGGTCAGTTTGTTCCAATTTAGCTGAAGGCTGGAGGAAAAGAAAGTATAAAGCAGTGTTTATCAATAAATTGACAGATTCATCTCAGGAAGCCAGTGAAACTCAGACTTGGCTGGAGTTTTCTTTGAGTTGTGGATATATAAGTAACGAGCAGTTTTCTGAAGTATATGAGAAATATGAACATATTTTTGCTATGTTATTTAATATGGAGAAAAAAGCCGATGATTTTTGCAAATAA
- a CDS encoding pyridoxine 5'-phosphate synthase, which yields MLLGVNIDHVATLRQARMGKEPSVLEAALIAEAAGADLITTHLREDRRHIQDRDVDQIKEKIKIPLNFEMSLVEEIVVKALTIKPYKVTIVPEKREEITTEGGLNVALYRDRLIEVIKRFKQAGIIVSLFVDPSFDVIKDSKDVGADAIEIHTGQYSNASLAQFDVELAKVKSAVEYADSIGLEVDAGHGLNYQNVSYIAKIPKLVELNIGHSIISRAIFVGLEAAIKEMKELLVS from the coding sequence ATGTTGTTAGGAGTTAATATAGATCACGTTGCTACCTTAAGACAAGCAAGAATGGGCAAAGAGCCCTCTGTTCTTGAGGCAGCGCTAATAGCAGAAGCAGCAGGAGCAGATTTAATTACTACCCATTTAAGGGAGGACAGAAGGCATATTCAAGACAGAGATGTTGATCAAATTAAGGAAAAGATAAAAATTCCCTTAAATTTTGAGATGTCATTAGTTGAGGAGATTGTCGTAAAAGCACTGACTATAAAGCCGTATAAAGTGACAATTGTCCCTGAAAAAAGAGAAGAAATTACTACTGAAGGTGGTTTAAATGTTGCCTTGTACCGTGATAGGTTGATTGAGGTTATTAAGAGGTTTAAGCAAGCCGGCATTATTGTTAGCTTATTTGTTGACCCATCGTTTGATGTAATTAAGGATTCCAAAGATGTAGGTGCCGATGCAATAGAGATTCATACAGGACAGTATTCTAATGCAAGTCTTGCTCAATTTGATGTTGAGCTTGCGAAAGTAAAAAGTGCTGTTGAGTATGCTGACTCGATAGGGTTAGAAGTTGATGCTGGGCATGGGCTTAATTATCAGAATGTAAGTTATATTGCCAAAATTCCTAAGTTAGTTGAGTTAAATATTGGACATAGCATTATTTCTAGAGCTATTTTTGTTGGACTAGAGGCTGCTATTAAAGAAATGAAGGAATTGTTAGTAAGCTAA